One Catharus ustulatus isolate bCatUst1 unplaced genomic scaffold, bCatUst1.pri.v2 scaffold_75_arrow_ctg1, whole genome shotgun sequence DNA segment encodes these proteins:
- the LOC117011527 gene encoding SLA class II histocompatibility antigen, DQ haplotype C beta chain-like, which translates to MGRGAAAGAGLGALVGLGAPPGAGAELSGVFQFMGKIECHFINGTEKLRLVIGFIYNWEELLCFDSDVGLLVGFTPLGR; encoded by the exons ATGGGGCGAGGGGCGGCAGCTGGGGCcggactgggggcactggtggggctgggagcccccCCTGGGGCGGGCGCGGAGCTCTCGG GGGTGTTCCAGTTCATGGGAAAGATCGAGTGCCACTTCATTAACGGCACGGAGAAGTTGAGATTGGTGATTGGGTTCATTTACAACTGGGAGGAGTTGCTGTGCTTTGACAGCGACGTGGGGCTGTTGGTGGGGTTCACCCCCTTGGGCAGATAG
- the LOC117011526 gene encoding LOW QUALITY PROTEIN: zinc finger protein 239-like (The sequence of the model RefSeq protein was modified relative to this genomic sequence to represent the inferred CDS: deleted 1 base in 1 codon): MRFSELSGCRLFPAPLMCHPVQSASYLVFSPIQDFSFPRCGQMEEEEKPQRSLMGRSCKPSPGSCEDERPSLSREGGRRSRQSSELVEKPHKCLECGKGFSYSSWLIQHQMIHTGEKPYKCWECRKSFSQSSHLLQHQVIHTGERPYTCLECGKSFEQSSHLRSTPAHPHQGRGPYVCPVCDKRFHTSSNCLMHEWIHTEERPFRCPDCGKGFKQSGNLTVHQRIHTGERPYECPECGKSFSQSSHLTRHQRRLH, encoded by the exons ATGAGattttcagagctctctggctGCCGACTCTTCCCAGCCCCCCTGATGTGTCACCCAGTCCAAAGTGCTTCTTatcttgttttttccccaatccAGGATTTTTCATTCCCAAGGTGTGGgcagatggaggaggaggaaaagcccCAGAGATCCCTCATGGGGAGGAGctgcaaacccagcccagggagctgcgAGGATGAAAGACCCTCCCTGAGCCGGGAAGGCGGCCGGagatccaggcagagctcagagctggtggAGAAGCCCCACAAGTGCTTGGAATGTGGGAAGGGTTTCAGCTACAGCTCCTGGTTGATCCAGCACCAGATGATCCACACTGGGGAGAAGCCCTACAAGTGTTGGGAATGTAGGAAGAGCTTCAGCCAGAGCTCccatctgctccagcaccaggtGATCCACACAGGAGAACGGCCCTACACCTGCTTGGaatgtgggaagagctttgAGCAGAGCTCACACCTGAGAAGCACACCAGCGCATCCACACCAGGGGAGAGGTCCCTACgtgtgtcctgtgtgtgatAAGAGGTTTCACACCAGCTCCAATTGCCTCATGCATGAGTGGATTCACACAGAGGAGAGGCCCTTCCGCTGCCCCGACTGTGGGAAGGGATTCAAGCAAAGTGGCAACCTCACTGTCCACCAGCGcatccacactggggagaggccctacgagtgt cctgagtgtgggaagagcttctcaCAGAGCTCTCACTTGACCCGACACCAACGGAGGCTCCACTAA